A genomic region of Staphylococcus roterodami contains the following coding sequences:
- a CDS encoding NAD(P)H-dependent glycerol-3-phosphate dehydrogenase, translating to MTKITVFGMGSFGTALANVLAENGHDVMMWGKNQNAVDELNNCHTNKKYLKYAKLNDSIIATSNMDEAIQYADIYLMALPTKAMRDVASQINEKLTTKKTFIHVAKGIENGTFKRVSEMLEDSISPEYNAGIGVLSGPSHAEEVVVKQPTTVAASSKDENVSKLIQDLFMNDYLRVYTNDDLVGVELGGALKNIIAVASGIVAGIGYGDNAKAALMTRGLAEISRLGEKLGADPMTFLGLGGIGDLIVTCTSTHSRNFTLGYKLGQGESMEQALSEMNMVVEGIYTTKSVYYLAKEKNVDMPITNALYRVLFENISVKECVKDLMERDKKSE from the coding sequence ATGACTAAAATTACCGTATTTGGTATGGGAAGTTTTGGAACGGCCCTTGCCAACGTACTAGCTGAAAATGGGCATGACGTGATGATGTGGGGTAAAAATCAAAACGCTGTTGATGAATTAAATAATTGTCATACGAATAAAAAGTATTTAAAATATGCGAAATTAAACGATAGTATCATTGCGACATCAAATATGGATGAAGCTATCCAATACGCAGATATATACTTAATGGCGTTACCAACTAAGGCGATGCGTGATGTAGCTTCTCAAATAAATGAAAAGTTAACAACTAAGAAAACATTTATTCATGTCGCTAAAGGTATAGAAAATGGCACATTTAAACGTGTTTCAGAGATGCTTGAAGATTCAATTTCCCCTGAATATAATGCAGGTATTGGTGTATTATCTGGACCAAGTCATGCAGAAGAAGTTGTAGTAAAACAACCAACAACTGTAGCAGCTTCATCAAAAGATGAAAATGTAAGTAAACTAATTCAAGATTTATTTATGAATGACTATTTACGTGTTTATACGAATGATGATTTGGTTGGCGTTGAACTTGGTGGAGCATTAAAAAATATCATTGCAGTAGCAAGTGGAATTGTAGCTGGAATTGGATATGGAGATAATGCGAAAGCTGCATTAATGACTCGTGGTTTAGCTGAAATCAGCAGATTAGGTGAAAAATTAGGTGCTGATCCTATGACGTTTTTAGGATTGGGCGGTATTGGTGATTTAATTGTTACATGTACGTCAACACATTCTCGAAATTTCACATTAGGATATAAACTTGGGCAAGGTGAATCCATGGAGCAAGCCTTATCCGAAATGAATATGGTTGTCGAAGGTATTTATACAACTAAATCAGTTTACTATTTAGCTAAAGAAAAAAATGTAGATATGCCAATTACAAATGCATTATATAGAGTTTTATTTGAAAATATTTCTGTAAAAGAATGCGTTAAAGATTTAATGGAGCGCGACAAAAAATCTGAATAA